GCTCAAGTAAGTCATTGCTTGATGTAATTGGCGCTTTTATTTTCTGTCTCAATGTAGTTTGTGGCATTTTGTCTGCTCGAGAAGGCGTTAGTGCTTATCTAAAGCTGCTGCTCGCCGACTGGGGCTAAGTGCATCACTATTTTGCTGAATACTTTGTTCGTTATACCTTTGCTGAAAATTAAGCCCTTATTTTTATGACCGATCGCAAGCGCGCCCTAATCACAGGAATTACTGGCCAAGACGGTTCGTACTTGAGCGAACTGTTATTGGAGAAAGGCTATGAAGTCCACGGGATTATTCGTCGGACGTCGACGTTTAATA
The sequence above is drawn from the Romeriopsis navalis LEGE 11480 genome and encodes:
- a CDS encoding GDP-mannose 4,6-dehydratase; this translates as MTDRKRALITGITGQDGSYLSELLLEKGYEVHGIIRRTSTFN